One genomic window of Megachile rotundata isolate GNS110a chromosome 12, iyMegRotu1, whole genome shotgun sequence includes the following:
- the Strip gene encoding striatin interacting protein isoform X5 has protein sequence MNSKRASSPMRKISVSLDDSIDLRVILSVLYIITEVMREEMKDLEHSIYKDHVETFKADLINPYHDELLIVKLLGMVTYFCSGLAPHFPMKKVLLLLWKIILVSLGGIDTLRELKKQYREEAGLDTQQEDTLEVAKTMRASSPPISATDLIETQNQKKSTRSFRRYLTKQSSLDEPGLGMEYEGGELGNNSGNNEGEGEMNVLMNQSDWNQTYCEEQNNQLHTRFSTPQLSKGKGNVFITFIMMNIVDLKQYTTAGLPWTPKVRQKDVDTFLEVIRLKFVGYNLEGDRESLVGLPQPIHEGVNTLKKHMYTSLAEVQIQKEDQMLRNPVTTPRFPIRQTPTEIVYHAILPFVPQYMIALLKILLATAPTSKAKTDTTNIMADVLPGQMPMTVLQSMKLGIDVNRHKEIIAKAVSAILLLLLKHFKLNHIYQFEFMSQHLVFANCIPLVLKFLNQNILAYIEAKNVIPILDFPMCVIGDQPELTIENLEIGNSQTYSWRNVFSCINLLRILNKLTKWKHSRIMMLVVFKSAAILKRTLKVRHAMMQLYVLKLLKMQTRYLGRQWRKTNMKTISAIYAKVRHRLNDDWAYGNDLEARPWDFQVDESVLRSCVDRFNNLRYTNIPKDMESVDTSVASVLGMNVELSDEFKQHYELWLQQEVFQRSINWDELLDSSSCEI, from the exons AT GAATAGTAAAAGAGCTTCCTCACCAATGAGGAAAATATCTGTTAGCCTTGATGACTCTATCGATTTAAGGGTAATTCTGTctgttttatatattataacagAAGTAATGAGAGAAGAGATGAAAGATTTAGAACACAGTATTTATAAAGATCATGTTGAAACTTTTAAAGCGGATTTAATAAATCCGTATCATGATGAATTGCTCATAGTTAAACTTCTTGGTATGGTAACATACTTTTGCAGTGGATTAGCTCCACATTTTCCTATGAAAAAGGTTCTTTTACTCTTGTGGAAGATAATCTTGGTCTCTCTGGGTGGTATCGATACACTGAGAGAATTAAAGAAACAGTATCGTGAAGAAGCTGGTCTTGATACACAACAAGAAGATACTTTAGAAGTTGCTAAGACCATGAGAGCTAGCTCTCCTCCTATCAGTGCTACAGATCTAATAGAAACGCAAAATCAGAAAAAAAGTACTCGATCATTTCGACga TATCTAACAAAACAGAGTTCATTGGATGAACCAGGTTTGGGAATGGAATACGAAGGTGGAGAACTAGGAAATAATAGTGGAAACAATGAAGGTGAAGGAGAAATGAATGTACTTATGAATCAGTCTGATTGGAATCAAACTTACTGTGAGGAACAAAATAATCAGTTACATACAAGGTTTAGTACTCCACAGCTTAGCAAAGGAAAAGGTAATgtctttattacatttattatgatGAATATTGTTGATTTAAAACAATATACTACTGCAGGTTTACCATGGACGCCAAAAGTAAGACAAAAGGATGTAGACACTTTTCTTGAAGTAATAAGATTAAAGTTTGTTGGTTACAATTTagaaggagacagagaaagTTTAGTAGGATTACCTCAACCAATTCACGAGGGTGTTAACACGCTTAAAAAA cATATGTACACATCTTTAGCCGAAGTTCAAATACAAAAAGAAGACCAAATGCTTAGAAACCCTGTAACTACTCCAAGGTTTCCAATTCGTCAGACACCGACAGAAATTGTTTATCATGCTATATTGCCGTTTGTTCCACAGTACATGAttgcattattaaaaattttattagcaACTGCACCTACTAGTAAGGCTAAAACAGATACTACTAATATCATGGCTGATGTTCTGCCAGGACAAATGCC CATGACAGTATTGCAATCAATGAAACTTGGTATTGATGTAAATAGACATAAAGAAATAATTGCTAAGGCTGTTTCTGCAATTCTACTTCTtttattgaaacattttaaGCTGAATCATATATATCAATTTGAATTCATGTCACAGCATTTAGTATTTGCTAATTGCATACCGCTTGTGTTGAAGTTCTTGAATCAGAATATCCTAGCTTACATTGAAGCTAAAAATGT tattccTATATTAGATTTTCCCATGTGTGTTATTGGTGATCAGCCAGAGCTGACTAtagaaaatcttgaaattgggAATAGCCAAACGTATTCATGGAGAAACGTTTTTTCCTGCATTAATTTATTACGTATTCTTAACAAACTGACAAAATGGAAACATAGTAGGATTATG atgCTAGTCGTTTTTAAGTCCGCAGCAATATTAAAACGTACTTTAAAAGTTCGGCATGCAATGATGCAATTATATGttttaaagttattaaaaatgcaAACGAGATATTTAGGACGACAATGGCGGAAAACTAATATGAAAACAATTAGTGCAATTTATGCGAAAGTGAgacatcgattgaacgatgattgGGCTTATGGCAATG ATTTAGAAGCACGACCATGGGATTTCCAAGTAGACGAAAGCGTACTGCGTTCTTGCGTTGACCGATTTAATAATCTGCGATATACTAATATTCCTAAAGACATGGAATCTGTCGACACGTCAGTTGCATCAGTACTTGGTATGAACGTGGAGTTAAGTGATGAATTCAAGCAGCATTACGAACTGTGGTTGCAGCAAGAAGTATTTCAAAGAAGTATTAACTGGGACGAATTGCTGGATTCTTCATCGTGTGAAATTTGA